Part of the Ctenopharyngodon idella isolate HZGC_01 chromosome 24, HZGC01, whole genome shotgun sequence genome, aaatttaaattatgaaaatataaaaataaaacttaattcaaaatataaatagaaactataatagtatataaataaaatacaattaaaatgaattctgagaacataaacataaaacccAGTTCATAATAATGAGTGAAAACTCTAACAGTATAGAAATAAGTTGAGATCCTCTGATGCAGATTCTACAGGGATGATCCGGTGACATCACGCCACATCTGTGTCCCATCCAACACGTCTGCTCCGTCCgtctggcctccaaattccctcCAAACAGGCcggaggtcagaggtcagcgGGCCGTAGCCCGACAGACTCCACAGAGAACTTAAAAGCCCGGCTGAACTCCTAAAACAAACAATCGAATTAGACGTAGAGGAGAAATTGTAGGTTTCTCTCCTTTGGCCCTACTTAACCTTCATCAGCAGCAGACGCAGAGGTCAGTCCGCCGGACACCTCTGGGTTTATGAAGCTCAGCTGTTTCATTACATTCACACTAAACTGTTTCTGCACAGGACGGCTCAGGAGGTCTCAGCAGCGCTCTATTAATTGATTCGTCAATATTATCACTAGTCCAAACACTGGTAATGAACCACACGAGGCGTCTCGAGACAAACACGTTTCATTTTCCCATTTATAACATTTCCTGCAACAAACCATGTAgttttaatgtagtttttcatgaTAATTCTATAATTAAACAGACGCTTGTGCTGCTGCTCCTGTAAGACTTCTGTGTGTAGAGAAATCgcagtttattaataaaaaaatatttaatttatttgggAAAATCTAAAAGGCTTTATTAGACCATATGGGAATATAATCACCatataccttttttatttacctaattttatttttgtattattattattattattattattaattgtatttacatattattttatgtatatattattttattattttttattatttttatgcttttagcATGTAACCACTGTGATCTGAAATCTAGACTATTTAACataatatactatataaatgttattattttgtttgatattattatttttatttatatattaatttatttaatattatttagtaatattaatattattattttatttaatatttttattattatttttcataattttttatgcttttagtACGTAACCACTGTGATCTGAGATTATGATTGCcttgtacatttttgtattgcatcttatttttgtattattattattattattatttacattattttgtataatgttcattattattatatattatattatttttattttatttaatttattattattattatcttttttattttatattattttattatttttatatgattttatttatttattattattttttaatatttatatattatatattattttattttatattattttgatattttcattattattttatattttatttttattatttattgttattatgtaATGCTTTTAGGATGTAAGCGCTGTGatcttttgatttatttaattattaggaACATTTGTCTTTGACACTCTTTACATTCATTACTTTTCACTTCTGTTATTTTAAATCCACAGTAGGCTACTGTTGTTTTTTGGGGCCTCGCGTGTGTTTAAGTgtttgaaagctgaataaagataaataaaataaaaatgcatttattcataaaaatgtaaatgaccTGTTGATATCTCTCTGACTCTTACCATTCAGCTTCAGAAATgagctttttaaaaacataaactatattttcatgactgtttttagacagtttgtgtgttttgtcatttgtgGTTGTTCAGGGGTGGCGGTGCAGTGACCTCTCAGcctggggtcagaggtcagaggttaCCCCGTCCTCGGCCTGCAGTGAACGGAGGAGAGGACGCTCTGCTGCAGGCCATCATGAGTCTGGAACGAGAGTGAGCAGCACGTCACGTTAAGATCAAACCAATACATGACATGAAAACTCTGAGTAAAGAATGCTGTTCTGTGATCAGGGTTGATGGTGACTCCGTCAGACGCAGACTCGCCCCGTCCAGCTCCAGATCCGCCTGTGTGCACAAACAACACCAAAACACCAGCGCCGCGACGCCCCCGCCTGCTCGCCCGCAGATCTGCACTAAACCAGGTCTGACACAATCACTGTTTAATTCACATCATGTAAATTCACTTCATTTTTCACCTTTTACTCTGCTTGCCTTTCTGTCAGGACACTTTATGATACCAGATGTTTTTATGAGGTTTATAAATCTCTCTTCAGTTCaaggttattatcattaactaaaattaaaaccactaaaaacattttatttttgttacttggaaaaagttatctgaaataaaatttaaatcaacTAATTGCCGAGGCgacatttgtaattatttagtTAACTTGaagtagtaaaataaaataactactaaaataactaaatattgacattattaaaataatattaaaatgaaatattaataaaaactaaaataataactgaaaatatgatttatgaaatgagtaataaaaatgacagaaacgcaaaacaaataaaacttaattaataaaactttaactaaaataaaaaaatacaatttataaaaaaaattcaaaatattaatacaaactataatatgtatatttatgaaactaaaacaatactgtttcagtttaattaaaaactgaaaaaaatggaagaatgaaaaaaaaaactgaaaaatgtttggacaatttatacattttatttatgaaaaacctaattaaattgacaaaaacacaaaacaaaattaataaaacttcaactaaaattaaaacaagttttattaatattcaaaatattaataaaaagtattgtattatattaatgaAACTTAAATAACCATGTTTGAGTTCAACTAAATCAAACTAATGAACAGTTTACTCAGTGTTCGGTTtaataaaactgtttatttgCATACAGTATAATCGAACCATTCCGATCAATCCCGATGAGACTAAAGCTGTTCTGCGagtctttgtttgtgttttcttgATCCAGTGGCCTGAGTTGAAGTTTGGGGTGTGGGTTTATTTTCCATGTTTCCTACTATAATTCCCGTGTCTTTACGGCTGGAAACCTCTCTCCAGACCAGCGTACCGACGGCACCGGCGCTCCGATCCAGCTGCTGATGGCTTTTCCACACAGCCTCCTTGTAAACGCTCTGAATCCGTGACTTTGGTTTGAATCGTGTGGCGTTACGCTCATCTCCATTGTGGTGGGGAAACTCGGAGAGGAATCTTCGGCCTGTGGAACGGATCCGATGAGGTTTCAGCTCCGCACGGTTCACCAGTCCGGTCATGAGAAACTTGAGGAGCCGCGTCCAATCTGACTCTTCCAGTGCAGCCGGCACTGATGAAGGCTGAATCCATTAGGAGTTTGTTTCCATCAACTTCCactagttagttagttagttaggaACCAACCATTACTCAAATAGAGTCACACTTCAGAATGACGTTCACTGATGACATAAACATTACATGATGCTTATCAGATCCTCACATACATTCACATCCCTGCTGAAACTTAAAAGCATCTGGACACATTTATGAATATTCTGGGTCATTTTCATTCAGGCAGCTTTAGTACTTCAGGTTAGTTGGTTTAATTGGACACGTCCAGTCACAAGACGTCCCGTTTAAGGCTCTTTTTTTAGCCTGTGAactttaaagtcattatttatttggtgTTAAGAGGGTCGGCTCACAACAGGCCTGTGTTTTGTTCCCATCATCACTCATACGGGCGGAATGTGTCGCCTCACTTTTACAGACACAATAAAAACTGGAGCAAACAGAAGCCGTTTCTTCTGCTCTGACCGCGACGCTAATGAACGGACACATGAAAGCAGGGAATGTCCGCCACTGTTGGGATTGCCGGGATAAAGCAAAACTTCATGTTAGCacgtgtgtatattatatatatatatatacacacacacaaataaaaaaaataacaaatgactaaaaataaaagatttcaGAGTATAGGTACATAAGTTACCCGTGCATTTAgtcttacaaataaaatatataattaataattagtttattattgcagcagaaaataaacaaacaaaatgtaattaaaaaaaatcatttaaattaattaaaaactaaaatcaaaatttttctAACTGCCGTCtgttcaatcaaattaaaacgTGAATCAagaccagaaaaaaacattctgttcaGTTTCAACTGGAAACTCCTGGAATCGGATTGAACTTTCTTTCACCGTCATGTTTGTTGTTTGTAGGCGAATCGGTGCCTGTAGTGAGAAACATCTCAAACCCACAGTGGCACGACGGGAACGCAAACATAAACACGCTTCTCCGACGTTCAGTTATGCTCCTTCAGCAGCGCGTTTCCGAGATGATGTTTGACAATTCATTTATACAAGGATGGCTCTGATATTGTTTTGGACGGATTCTTTTTCCATTCAACTCAGTCTGACATTTAAAGACTTGGATTTTTAAGAGCAATTGCTTCTCCTGACGTTCTTCATTGTCTCACTGTGACTGCAGAGAAACACAGGCCATCCGGTGATCTCTCTGGAGGATCGAAAGAAGGTTCTCCACCCGCCTCTGTGTCAGCCAGCAAGGTATCGATTACTTCTGAGCCAGAACAATGCCATGTTATCACTTGAACTTCCACCGTGTCCTAATCAGACGccataagattccagcgacatgCAGTTTGTCTGTCAATACCTGTCGTGACGCAAcaaaatcaatccaaaatcacagccaatgaGAAGAGCGTGTGTCCAATTTTCCATTGGTGTTTTCAGTACAGCTGTAAAGGTCATGCAAAATAATATTCAAACTGTGTCTTTACACAACTCAAGAACTGATTCTTGATATGCTCAGAAATCAATAATAAATGCTGAGATGGAGAGAATCTGGAACAGGCGCACAGACACACCCATTCAGctctaggtggcgctataataaGGCAACTTTGGAACCCTAAGGGCTATAAACAATTTGTTGAATCCTTGGGTCAAGCCCTACAAAATGTATATCTCTAGTTTAATTTCTGCCTATAcaatttttccgccattttgaatctTCCCAAAatcctactttttcgaactcctcatAGGCTGTTGGTCCGATCTTCACCAAAATTGGCACACAGCAGCCAATGATGGTGCTGgaaaaaagttatcaaaagaaTTTTGATTAGTCAAATAGTCAATCAGTATTGGTCAGGCAATGCCCATTTTTATGAGTTGACCTATAGCTGCTGAACACCAAGCTTAACGAAACTTGACACACACAGAATTATATttgacaagacaaaaatactgaggaagaacaaaACAGCTACAATACTCTGTTCCTCAGAGCGTTTACCTCGCACAATGAAATAAATCTCCTCTGTTgcagatatttttttctgaccagGATAAGATTCCCGGTTTGGGCGGAGAACCGGAGGAACCGACTCTGGAAGAACATTGTACTCAGGCCATCATAAACAAAGCTCGGGAGATCGAGAAGGTGCGTTCGGCATGTTTTATATGATTTACTCGACATGTAAGCTAAAGCACATTGCAGCTCCGTTTCGTGAGCTGGGAATGATTTTGCTCAGACTTCATCCATCACTCCAGTCGCCCTCAACGAAATACATCCACCCGGACCTATTAGACCCTCAGTGATAAAATGCCTACTAATATTCCCTAATGTGTCCCAGCCCTCAAATAATTGCCCCCCGTTCTGTGATTGCAACAGACCTCCGCttgttttgagtgtgtgtttgagcacGACGCTTCACTTGCTGCCATAgttgtgtgttttatttgtaatgTGTTACAGACCATTGCGTTCCCACTGTGTTGGACAGTTTGGCCCCTGTTTGTGTGGTCCTCGGTTATCGTAGCTTCACATCACGTCTTTCTCTCTATCCAATTGGGGGTTGAAACAACGCAAACGCTGCCACACCAAACAAAGCACACCGGGGTCAAACCTTTCCTCCCTTTAACAAACCTTCCCAGCATTCACTGGTAAATATCACCACTATAAATACAGATCCTCTCTGGGGCGGAGAACTTCCTCTGTACGTCGTGAACATgagcttttgttttcttttttatgtcattgttttattataatcTTTGTGGTTTTACATTGTGGTTTACAAGATCCTGTAACGCCACAagaaattattgtaattttagcTGAGTGTTTATTATCACTGGTGATTCAACTATTTTGGACTTATTTGAAGAGTCAGACACAGAATGACGTCGTTTGGGTGAAAATACAATCAGTGTCACACattggaggagagagagagagctgtggAAACATGATGCAAACTAGTACAGATGACAAAGTGAAGCACACAAAACACTGACTGCAGAAACATCAGTGTCACGTACATGTGCCAATCTCTAATTACAAGAGCTCTGACAGCAGACGAGCTTCAGACGctcccacacacacaacatTCATGGCAAACGTGATGATGTTGCCACACATGATTACAAGGCGTGTTTGCCAGCGAGACAGAAAGCTGCCCGACGCACTTTAAGCTCCTGAGAACTGAGGAAGATTCTGCTTTTTGAATGCGGCCAGGTGCCAGAACACCGAAACTCGCCCAGATTTGCGTTCGGATCTGGGAAGTGCAATAACTCTTCAGACATCGCCACAGGCTCCGAGAACAAATGTCCTCTAATTGAGTCTGAAGTTGTAACTGGCAGATGGGTGGAAACCTGCTCATTACGTCCTTCTGGGATGCTTGTGGGAATCTCCAGCGTTTAACCAAGTTGAGACAAGTAACTATAAGTTCCCTTGGGTTAGCGGAGAGATGTTTGCTTAGATAACTAAATTGTTCAAGAGGACCTATGATGCTTTTTTCCATGTTCAGCTTCTTTAGTGtttctgtttgagcatgaaaaagtccctccagttcttctctatatcagtgtcagtgtttctgaactcacattgtagtcttgagttttcttcacaatattcctcatttaaataattcatatgcagaataaaggggcggggcctggttgagttcgTTAGTATTGTGTTGAAACTGgaggttatggtaaggggcagggacatttcccaaagaccaatcacaacacactgctccagccgaccaatcagagcacattgtgcttctcagaaggaggggcttcatagagacaggaactaaacagagcgttactgacagactgggaagagaggagctgaacaatggagaatatgaggaaaataatcaacattcaagcaggaaaacctgctctagtagagcacaaaaacaacaaagactGTAAAAGGTCATAATAGGGCCTCCTTAATTTAGTTGAAAATAtccttttaaaaaagaaaaggcaTATTTCATAACTTGCTCCTGAACCAACTTTGCTTTTCAGCTGATGTCATCAATCTTATTTATCAACCACCTTCATATGGaaactattaaaatttttaatcttaTTAATTACACAATGCTGGGATTAATTAAACTAATGAATCgcaaattaatcacacatcaaatttggaagataaagtcattattgtgttaaatgagaaaaaatatcacaaaaagtagatttagaaagaaatattatatttgattcaacatagaatttattacacaaacttttaggcTAACAATGGCCATGAGGGAGAatatatgacagaattttttattaatatggaacatgtttttttatgaaataatactctaaataacaaactaaaactgccagtagttGGTGGtaattcaggaatgaagtaaatggctctctttatgaatggacCATTCATAAATCCTGATTGATTAGTTCAAAATGGGAGTTCATTCAGAAACCCTGCTGTGTTGCTAAAGTGTAACCTAACATATTAATGTTTACATTtcataaatatcaaaatattactCTTCAATGTAAGTTATTTTctgtgagtgaatgtgtgagacttctaatctataggtaaataactagaaCAATAACAAAAGTGCAGTAAACGGTAAAACTATTTGCTACAAACCAGAGTGTTTATGATTTTGAGAGTAAATTATAATATGACAATaacaatatcaagcagcataatggACTGTTCAAGCCATGAACATTCTGACGGCATTCGCTCTTacgttaaaaataaggtggacaGTTTAAGATAATTCAACCTGGATGGTCTCAAACCCTGAATATCTTTGGTTTTCGTGTcatgttttctctttctcaggCAGTTTTGTTCTTCTTGGCTCACCTTTTGATTGAGCCCAGAACCCCTCCAATCTCTGCGCTGTTTTTAAACTGGACCTGACCGACTACACGCTGTCGATAAGAGGAAACAGACCTCGTCCCCTGTTGAACTCACTTCAGTAATCTGTCGGGTCTGAGAGCGCTTCTGCTTTTCCTCTCACGTTCAGATTAACCAGCGAGACGCCGGTCAGGAGTCAAAGACAGCGTCCTCAGAGAGCCACAACCTAAACTTTGAATAAATGGGCATTTCCGGTCCAGTCGCTCTGATTAGACTTGACCTTTGAACCTAAACCTCTATCTTAGAAGAGTTTGTGTACCAGAGCAGGTTTATGTTTATCCTCCTCATTTCCTTTTCTCTTCTGGAGATGGAAAGGTTTATTTCTATCCATAGTTTTGTGTTCAAATAGAcagattctctctctctctctctagaaACTGTCATTAAAAAGTGGCATTGAATTTCGTGCAAAAATAATCAGTCACATTGTCCTCTCATGCTTCcaaataaatgtgaacattttcTCCGGTTTATATTCTTTCTCTGAGGGAATATCAAATATAATTCAGTCACTCAGCTCAGACCTCAGAAGAGCTCCAGGGTGATTGTGTGGAATAATTCCTCTCCAGACCCAAAAGCTCTTGATTATAAAGCTGTTTCTGAGATGTGGCTCAAATCTAAAGATGCTTTATGATGTtggtcaaagaaaaaaaatgagagaCTTCTGGAGGATTAACCCATCGGACcttgtaattttataattttctcATGATCTCTTACAATGAAGCGCtcttacttttttacttttatacatTCACTATAAGTTGAGTTCCAACAACAGCATTTGTATCCGAACATAATTAGCACTCAACCcttcattttctctcttttatttgatatttttagcTGTAAAGTGTCTAAATTGCTCTTTTAGTgcgatgttcttcctcagtatttctgtcttgttttccagtacaaatatctaaacattcttaattGGCCGCCATTTcgccaaaacataaaacacttaTGAATTGCCGTGAGATTGTGTTGTAGTTTACTCATATAAACAGTGTTTAATAGATGCCTGTGGGTAAGTTAAAGTTATATCCCATATTTCAACTTCACATAGACAAGCAACTGATTCCATCACACCAGTTTAATGTGAgataatattcacatatttaAATCAAGAGATGAGTCGAAATTATCTTCTGTGGTAATGGACATGATGCTGTTGATAGAGCTTAACTTATATTGAACCAAAACGTTCCTTAAAAACCTGACAGGAAGCGTTAATCTGCATTTATGCGCATAAACTCCAGACCTTGCCTACAGCACGGATCAAATAAAAGCGAATCGCACCTCGTCCGCTGGTCTTGGGACGTCACACTTGGGACATTTGCAGGGCATAATAAACCTTTTAAGCACCATTTTTGCACGTCTTTAAACTCGAGGAGAATTTGTTGGCCTTTAAAGTCTGGTGTGAAATAACTTAGCAGTTCTAACTAGCTTCAACACTTTTCCTGCCTTTAGGTCTCCATGCAAACGCGCTGTCACACACCTGTTGCTGGACATTTTCCCATAGTCTCTGTCCTCGCAACACACGGCTGTTAAGTTTACAGCCAAATGACTTACTCGCTGGAGGTCAAAGTGTCGTTTAGTACACAGGGAAACTGCTTTGTCAAGCTCTTTAAAAGCAATGCTCAGGTTAGAAAAACCACAGAGAGACACGACATCACTTGCCAACAAATTTGTTTGTCTGGTTATCATTTCCACAGGATAGATCAGCAAAATTAATCATATATAAACCTGCACAGAACAAGCAACCAATGAATTTTCCAAAATTTGAACAAATTTTGATCATATTTAAATCTATTCCAAAGAATCCTACAGATTTTCACCTACAATCAGCTTAGAAAATATGAGGTCTGCTGATTCTGTGCAGGTCTATCGTAGAAATGTTTCCTGACTAATACTTTTGACATGTAATAAAGTGGTTTATCTTTTTAAAGTACCTCACATTGTGTTAAAAGCTCAGATGAGTCCAACAGCTGTCCGTCTTTTCCAGTTGTACAAACAGGACTGCGAGACTTTGGGAATGGTGGTGAAGATGCTTATATCCAAAGATCCAACTCCTGAACAGAAGCTCCTGACAGCGCTGAAAAAGAACCTGGTTGATATCAGGGGCGAAATGCTTGGAAAACCTCAGCCAATTCATCTCCGAGGTGAATGCATTGCTCAAACCAGACAAACCTAACCACAATCCATAACCTGACCATGAAGTGCTTGTTTGATTTTTGCCAACATAGCTGTCATGTTATTCAGCACAGCTACATGTCCTAAGCCCATTTGTTAAGTTTAAATTAACAGTTCATGTTCACCTTATATTTTGTAACtacagtaaatgtgtttttattgtattgaaCTATACACGTGGTGATTTCCAAATACTACTCATACTTTTTTGGCAGTTTAGCTTTACTTCTCACATTTTCATCTCCATTtgaaatgttgtgtttttgcgGTTACGTGATGatacagttttgaaaagaaTGCCAAAGAAAGcaacatgtttgatattaaaCTGTTATTTCCTCAGTGTTTGGTGTTAACAGTGTTGTTTAGCTTACCTTTGTCACAGTATATATAGGCTCAGTGCATATATAGCAAACATATCTGTTAGGgatttaaaag contains:
- the LOC127507067 gene encoding periphilin-1 — protein: MSLEREVDGDSVRRRLAPSSSRSACVHKQHQNTSAATPPPARPQICTKPEKHRPSGDLSGGSKEGSPPASVSASKIFFSDQDKIPGLGGEPEEPTLEEHCTQAIINKAREIEKLYKQDCETLGMVVKMLISKDPTPEQKLLTALKKNLVDIRGEMLGKPQPIHLRGECIAQTRQT